A window of Polaribacter litorisediminis contains these coding sequences:
- a CDS encoding glutaredoxin family protein: protein MNIILYGRKGHAYTVAFKNFLNSTDVPYIYKDVSQDTAAREHSKDLYNGAVKYPTLFVDDKIFLTPTTEEFNKIMQDLKLRA, encoded by the coding sequence ATGAACATAATTTTATATGGAAGAAAAGGGCATGCTTACACGGTAGCTTTTAAAAACTTCTTAAATTCAACAGACGTTCCTTATATCTATAAAGATGTTTCGCAAGATACCGCAGCAAGGGAACATAGTAAAGATTTGTATAATGGAGCAGTTAAATATCCTACTTTATTTGTGGATGATAAAATCTTTTTAACACCAACTACAGAAGAATTTAATAAAATAATGCAAGATTTAAAATTAAGAGCTTAA
- a CDS encoding NADPH-dependent FMN reductase, producing MKKVIVFAGSNSKKSINKELATYTASLVKNVELEILDLNDFELPMYGIDEETKNGIPKKAIEFLKAVHSADGIILSLAEHNGNFSVAFKNVYDWCSRIEQKVWKNIPMLLMATSPGGRGGATVLAIAKSGFPFMGGNIVADFSLSSFYDNFKDGQIINKDVFSVLEAQVEKFEQAINQ from the coding sequence ATGAAAAAAGTAATTGTATTTGCCGGTAGTAATAGTAAAAAATCAATCAATAAGGAGTTAGCAACATATACAGCTAGTTTGGTTAAAAATGTTGAACTAGAAATTTTAGATTTAAATGATTTTGAGTTACCGATGTATGGGATTGATGAAGAAACAAAAAACGGAATTCCTAAAAAGGCAATTGAGTTTTTAAAGGCGGTTCATAGCGCAGACGGCATTATTTTATCCTTGGCCGAACACAACGGTAATTTTTCGGTAGCTTTTAAGAATGTGTATGATTGGTGCTCTAGAATTGAGCAGAAGGTATGGAAGAATATTCCGATGTTATTGATGGCAACATCTCCAGGAGGCAGAGGAGGAGCAACCGTTTTGGCTATTGCAAAAAGCGGATTTCCATTTATGGGAGGAAATATTGTAGCAGATTTCTCATTATCAAGTTTTTATGATAATTTTAAAGATGGTCAAATTATAAATAAAGATGTATTTAGTGTATTGGAAGCACAAGTGGAAAAATTTGAACAGGCTATAAATCAGTAA
- a CDS encoding OsmC family protein, with product MKTASNVTLFEKNYLAEAKMRNHFAVIDEPVPSGGGDTGPTPVEYLLTAIGGCVAITLRMYAERKGWDVGKITVNVFQIKENNKSYLSEEISFEKEVSEEQRKKLLIIAGKCPVAKMVKGETLIESKII from the coding sequence ATGAAAACAGCATCGAACGTTACTTTATTTGAAAAAAACTATTTGGCAGAAGCTAAAATGAGAAATCACTTTGCTGTGATAGATGAACCTGTTCCATCTGGAGGAGGTGATACTGGACCAACTCCGGTAGAATATTTATTAACTGCAATTGGCGGTTGTGTTGCTATTACTTTAAGAATGTATGCCGAAAGAAAAGGTTGGGATGTTGGTAAAATTACGGTGAACGTTTTTCAAATTAAAGAAAATAATAAATCCTATTTATCAGAAGAAATATCCTTTGAAAAAGAAGTATCCGAAGAACAAAGAAAAAAATTATTAATCATTGCAGGTAAATGTCCTGTTGCAAAAATGGTAAAAGGAGAAACCTTAATAGAATCAAAAATTATATAA
- a CDS encoding NUDIX domain-containing protein has product MKNKEKISNVSYKVISNFWAKLEQVSFDFSFKNGKIKRLTHEVYGKGDGVAVLLYNQETKKVLLSKQFRIPIYVAGVNNGFSVEVCGGAIDQNESPEATVIRETKEEIGYTISELKKVSTVFLSPGLMKEQTHLFIASYNEDSKIDNGGGLASENEEIEVLEIRFEDALKMIETAHIIDVRTIMLLQYLQIHGVFKE; this is encoded by the coding sequence ATGAAAAATAAAGAGAAAATTAGTAATGTATCTTATAAAGTAATTTCAAATTTTTGGGCTAAATTAGAACAAGTAAGTTTCGATTTTAGTTTTAAAAATGGAAAAATAAAACGGTTAACCCATGAGGTTTATGGAAAAGGCGATGGTGTTGCTGTTTTACTTTATAATCAAGAAACGAAAAAAGTGCTTTTATCGAAGCAGTTTAGAATACCGATATATGTTGCAGGTGTAAACAACGGATTTTCAGTTGAAGTCTGTGGAGGTGCGATTGATCAAAATGAATCACCAGAAGCAACAGTAATAAGAGAAACAAAAGAGGAAATAGGATATACAATTTCTGAATTAAAAAAAGTGAGTACCGTTTTTTTATCCCCTGGATTAATGAAGGAACAAACTCATTTATTTATAGCCTCCTATAATGAGGACAGTAAAATTGACAATGGGGGAGGCTTGGCATCAGAAAATGAAGAAATAGAAGTGTTAGAAATACGCTTTGAAGATGCTTTAAAAATGATTGAAACAGCACATATAATTGATGTAAGAACAATAATGTTGTTGCAATATTTACAAATTCATGGAGTATTCAAGGAATGA
- a CDS encoding T9SS type B sorting domain-containing protein, with amino-acid sequence MKKLLPVLILFFTLYSYSQKEANFWYFGNNAALDFTSGEPELVSGSQLNTTEGCSSFSDSQGNLLFYIGAPTTETRNLTIWNKNNQAMPKGTGLQGDASSSQSALTVPAPGNPNIYYIFTVGAQSSGNAGFWYYTLDMAEEGGLGDIVDGPIVLGDGLNHPRWSEKVTAVKGEQCNTFWVISALENRFYAYKVDQSGVDITNPIISTINGFNASNDPRGYLKVSPDGTKLVSANMSSGTFLFDFNNETGEVTNFNNSTLANSLIFDGNAYGAEFSPSSNRLYISTGGFQQNTEENLYQFDLSQPTMTAINSSRFLVFNYRNTRSALQLGPNGKIYWSSDGGTGSFGNIGNNTTNSISVINRPEELGAACDYSHQSVLVGKGNVNPTQGLPPFISSLLLPIEIIDSETGNVINNEDLQFCVGDDKTIIPETVTGTNITYEWTFDNGAATNVISTDPELVLSNLQKINSGTYALKIELTDACGNVTQFNGDFNIEIFEAAVANKPSDIFFCDTDRDGFNTFDLQAAKTDEILNGLDPAIFEVLYYLNPADADSGANPLPNPYTNPTAFSSQTIYARVQNKNAPNACFEITEFILAVTDLPIPTQPEPYRICDNLESGSDTDGIVNTFILSDKDNEIYGSLDTTQYNISYHTTQNGAETNDALTIINKNENYTVTNTKTLYVRIENKDNTDCYDAGVTLELVVDALPILKANPEIDQCISEDNTNPTVNLTVAEINISNNYENENFEYYADANGFNLIANPTSYPVQVNTPSPQSVFVKVISEFGCSKGLIELKLNVGTTVNNAFNDLQLPECDDFLDVNGNNTTANDDTDFTTNFRLNKEQIEIDIKENIPDSENTTIFFYENEQDRTNSLNEIDISNYRNNIDKIDVTTIPEGIQFPIYYKILSNINNNCQGLGEFNVQINAVPRVNSTPIFPIIACDTGDGDGNYLNGSNTNIDLTQKIDELFLGTNQNKENFEVTFYKSVNAALAGDITNPDFISNPNEFTNDIPAGFSEGDIATQTIFVRLQSTITGCANAHASFEVIINPLPIIDDEIPVLAVCDTGSNDGNARNGFAQNIDVSIRDLDILGSRNPNDFTITYHKNQLDLEDLTSPGIDKTNYDSDPDRIIFNPITSISEENLFVRIINNATGCLFYQATLTIIVNPEPSFEIITDLQECDNNNDGDDANGIVQNIDLNSKIPEILGNTQNPDNFTVTFHASQAEATNGNNPIASPYENTNLTETIYVRIENKNTLCFNDEATFNVIVNPLPDFTITTPQIICLKDTPLNLVVESPRDVYTYIWKDEKGNSLNTTSVDNIDITTGGIYQVTATTTNGTFCKRTEFITVNESDPAILDSSFVTIIDEGNNLSNDGNLSISMDTITNNLGLGDYQFAILNTDNDQRIPFIGFQDEPLFENLEGGIYQIIVNDKNGCTPDTTLLVSVIQFPKFFTPNGDGQNDFWVIKGANKTFYPNASINIFNRFGKLVAQIPIDSQGWNGLYQGKLLPSDDYWFNATLVPADLTKQPINKKGNFSLLRK; translated from the coding sequence ATGAAAAAATTATTACCCGTTTTAATTCTTTTTTTTACATTATATTCATACTCTCAAAAGGAAGCTAATTTTTGGTATTTTGGTAATAATGCGGCTTTAGATTTCACTTCTGGAGAACCAGAACTTGTATCGGGTAGTCAATTAAACACTACAGAAGGCTGCTCTTCTTTTTCTGACTCTCAGGGCAATTTACTATTTTATATAGGTGCTCCTACAACAGAAACTAGAAATTTAACAATTTGGAATAAAAATAACCAAGCGATGCCTAAAGGCACTGGTTTACAAGGTGATGCTTCAAGTTCTCAGTCTGCGTTAACAGTACCAGCCCCAGGAAATCCAAATATTTATTACATTTTTACGGTCGGTGCTCAATCTAGTGGTAATGCTGGTTTTTGGTACTACACTTTGGACATGGCCGAAGAAGGAGGTTTAGGAGATATTGTAGATGGTCCAATTGTTTTAGGAGATGGCCTAAATCATCCACGTTGGTCAGAAAAAGTTACGGCTGTAAAAGGAGAACAATGCAATACTTTTTGGGTAATTTCTGCACTTGAAAATAGGTTTTATGCTTATAAAGTTGATCAGTCTGGGGTTGATATCACCAATCCAATAATTAGTACTATTAATGGCTTTAATGCATCAAACGACCCTAGAGGGTATTTAAAGGTATCACCTGATGGTACAAAATTAGTATCTGCTAATATGTCGAGTGGTACTTTTTTATTCGATTTTAATAATGAAACGGGAGAAGTTACCAATTTTAATAATTCAACCTTAGCAAATAGCCTTATTTTTGATGGCAATGCTTATGGAGCAGAGTTCTCTCCTTCTAGCAATAGATTATATATTTCTACGGGAGGTTTTCAGCAAAACACTGAAGAAAACTTGTATCAATTTGATCTGTCACAACCCACCATGACGGCTATTAATAGTTCTAGATTTTTAGTTTTTAACTATAGAAATACAAGAAGTGCTTTACAATTAGGCCCTAATGGTAAAATATACTGGTCTTCTGATGGAGGGACAGGTTCCTTCGGAAATATCGGAAACAATACCACTAATAGTATTAGCGTCATTAATAGACCTGAAGAATTAGGAGCCGCTTGCGATTATTCGCATCAATCTGTGCTCGTGGGTAAAGGAAATGTAAACCCTACGCAGGGTCTGCCTCCTTTTATTTCCTCATTGCTTTTACCTATCGAAATTATAGACTCTGAAACAGGTAATGTTATCAATAACGAAGACTTACAGTTTTGTGTAGGGGATGATAAAACAATTATTCCTGAAACCGTAACAGGTACTAATATAACTTACGAATGGACTTTTGATAACGGCGCAGCAACAAACGTCATAAGTACAGACCCTGAGTTAGTTTTATCCAATTTACAAAAAATTAATTCAGGTACATATGCACTTAAAATTGAGTTAACCGATGCATGTGGAAATGTGACCCAATTTAATGGAGATTTCAATATCGAAATTTTCGAAGCTGCAGTTGCCAACAAGCCATCAGATATTTTTTTCTGTGACACGGACAGAGATGGTTTTAATACATTTGATTTACAAGCAGCGAAAACAGATGAAATTTTAAACGGTTTAGATCCTGCTATATTTGAGGTTTTATATTATCTAAACCCGGCAGACGCAGACTCTGGTGCTAACCCATTACCTAATCCATACACAAATCCAACTGCTTTTAGCTCACAAACTATTTATGCAAGAGTGCAAAACAAAAATGCTCCCAATGCTTGTTTTGAAATTACCGAATTTATTTTAGCGGTAACCGACCTACCCATTCCTACCCAACCTGAACCTTACAGAATTTGTGATAATTTAGAAAGTGGAAGCGATACAGATGGCATTGTAAATACCTTTATTTTAAGTGATAAAGACAATGAAATTTATGGTTCTTTAGACACAACACAGTACAATATTAGTTACCACACAACCCAAAATGGTGCGGAAACTAATGATGCATTAACCATCATTAATAAGAATGAAAATTACACGGTAACAAACACTAAAACCTTATATGTTAGAATAGAAAACAAAGACAATACAGACTGTTATGATGCTGGTGTTACTTTAGAGTTAGTTGTAGATGCTTTGCCTATTCTGAAAGCAAATCCTGAAATTGATCAATGTATCAGCGAAGACAACACAAACCCTACCGTTAATTTAACAGTAGCTGAAATTAATATTTCTAATAACTATGAAAATGAAAATTTCGAGTATTATGCAGATGCAAATGGCTTCAATCTAATTGCTAATCCGACTTCATACCCTGTTCAAGTAAATACACCTTCACCTCAATCTGTATTTGTAAAAGTTATTTCTGAATTTGGGTGCTCTAAAGGTTTAATTGAGTTAAAACTTAATGTTGGTACAACTGTAAATAACGCTTTTAATGATCTTCAACTTCCTGAATGTGATGATTTTTTAGATGTAAACGGGAATAATACTACCGCTAATGATGACACAGACTTTACTACCAATTTTCGCTTAAATAAAGAACAAATAGAAATCGACATCAAAGAAAATATACCAGATTCAGAAAATACAACCATTTTTTTCTATGAAAACGAACAAGACAGAACAAACTCTTTAAATGAAATTGATATCTCAAATTATAGAAACAACATTGATAAAATTGATGTTACAACGATTCCCGAGGGAATTCAGTTCCCAATCTATTATAAAATTCTAAGTAATATCAATAACAATTGTCAAGGTTTAGGTGAATTTAATGTACAAATTAATGCCGTTCCAAGGGTTAATTCCACTCCAATTTTTCCTATAATAGCATGTGATACGGGTGATGGTGACGGAAATTACTTAAATGGAAGCAATACAAATATTGATTTAACTCAAAAGATTGATGAACTCTTTCTTGGCACCAATCAAAATAAAGAAAATTTTGAAGTCACTTTTTACAAATCCGTAAATGCGGCTCTTGCTGGAGATATAACGAATCCAGATTTTATAAGCAATCCAAATGAATTTACAAACGATATTCCTGCTGGATTTTCCGAAGGAGACATTGCAACACAGACCATTTTTGTGCGTCTTCAAAGTACAATAACAGGTTGCGCGAATGCACACGCAAGTTTTGAGGTAATCATTAATCCTTTGCCAATTATTGATGATGAAATTCCGGTTTTAGCAGTTTGTGATACTGGCTCAAATGATGGTAATGCTAGAAATGGATTCGCTCAAAACATAGATGTTTCTATCAGAGATTTAGATATTTTAGGGAGCAGAAATCCTAATGATTTTACAATTACGTACCACAAAAATCAATTAGATTTAGAAGACTTAACTTCTCCCGGAATTGACAAAACTAACTATGATTCAGACCCTGACAGAATAATATTTAATCCAATAACGAGCATAAGTGAGGAAAATTTATTTGTCAGAATTATAAACAATGCTACCGGATGTCTTTTTTATCAGGCTACTTTAACCATTATTGTAAATCCTGAACCTTCTTTCGAAATCATTACTGACCTTCAGGAATGTGACAACAATAATGACGGTGACGATGCCAACGGAATTGTGCAAAACATTGATTTAAATAGTAAAATTCCTGAAATATTAGGAAACACGCAAAACCCTGATAATTTTACTGTAACTTTTCATGCTTCGCAAGCGGAGGCTACGAATGGAAATAACCCCATAGCATCGCCTTATGAAAACACAAACCTTACAGAAACGATCTATGTGCGCATTGAAAATAAAAATACTTTATGCTTCAATGATGAAGCCACTTTTAATGTAATTGTAAATCCGTTGCCAGATTTTACAATCACCACTCCTCAAATTATTTGTTTAAAGGATACACCTTTAAACCTTGTTGTAGAAAGTCCAAGAGATGTGTATACATACATTTGGAAAGACGAAAAAGGGAACTCTTTAAACACAACTTCTGTTGACAATATTGATATTACAACGGGAGGAATCTACCAAGTAACAGCAACTACAACAAACGGAACTTTCTGTAAGAGAACTGAGTTTATTACTGTAAATGAATCGGACCCAGCAATTTTAGACAGCAGTTTTGTAACCATTATTGATGAAGGAAATAATTTAAGCAATGATGGTAATTTATCAATTTCTATGGATACCATAACTAATAATTTAGGCTTAGGAGATTACCAATTCGCTATCCTAAATACCGACAATGACCAAAGAATTCCTTTTATAGGTTTTCAAGATGAACCTCTTTTTGAGAACTTAGAAGGTGGTATTTATCAAATTATTGTCAATGATAAAAATGGCTGCACGCCAGATACTACTTTGTTGGTTTCTGTAATTCAGTTTCCAAAATTCTTTACTCCAAACGGCGATGGCCAAAATGATTTTTGGGTGATAAAAGGTGCTAACAAAACGTTTTACCCCAATGCAAGCATCAACATATTTAATAGGTTCGGAAAATTAGTAGCACAAATTCCGATTGACAGTCAGGGATGGAATGGACTGTATCAAGGTAAGCTACTTCCTTCAGATGATTATTGGTTTAACGCGACACTCGTTCCAGCCGATCTTACAAAACAACCCATCAATAAAAAAGGTAATTTCTCATTGTTAAGAAAATAA
- a CDS encoding isocitrate lyase produces MKNLAKSNYSSALETVRNLKEKYGTSWNAISAENSARMMAQNRFKTGLDIAKYTAAIMRKDMAAYDLDASNYTQSLGCWHGFVAQQKMIAVKKHHKTTSKSYLYLSGWMVAALRSEFGPLPDQSMHEKTAVPSLISEIYDFLRQADAIELNDLFKRLENGEDVQDEIDNFETHIVPIIADIDAGFGNEEATYLLTKKMIEAGACAIQIENQVSDAKQCGHQDGKVTVPHEDFIAKLNAIRYAFLELGVDEGIIVARTDSEGAGLTQKLPVSLKPGDLASQYLAFVDAEEITLKEANEDDVLLKRDGKLLRPLRLPNGLYKFKEGSNIDRVVLDCITSLQNGADLLWIETPTPNVQQIAHMVNRVKKVVPNAKLVYNNSPSFNWTLNFRNQVYDEMIAEGENMTAYDRNNLMDEMYDTSELSYRADKKIKTFQKDGAREAGIFHHLITLPTYHTTALHMDELTEGYFGEEGMLAYVKGVQRQEIRKGVSCVKHQRMAGSDLGDAHKTFFAGDKALKASGTNNTSNQFETSKTAKKIVVNIGIVA; encoded by the coding sequence ATGAAAAATTTAGCGAAAAGCAACTACAGCTCGGCTTTAGAAACCGTAAGAAATCTAAAAGAAAAATATGGCACTTCTTGGAATGCAATCAGCGCAGAAAATTCAGCCAGAATGATGGCCCAAAATCGTTTTAAAACAGGTTTAGATATTGCGAAATATACAGCTGCTATTATGAGAAAAGATATGGCCGCGTATGATCTTGATGCTTCAAATTATACTCAATCTTTAGGTTGCTGGCATGGGTTTGTTGCGCAACAAAAAATGATTGCTGTAAAGAAGCATCACAAAACGACTAGCAAAAGTTATCTTTATCTTTCAGGATGGATGGTGGCAGCATTGCGCTCAGAATTTGGACCTTTACCAGATCAATCGATGCATGAAAAAACTGCGGTTCCTTCTTTGATAAGTGAAATTTATGATTTTCTTCGTCAGGCAGATGCTATTGAATTAAATGATTTGTTTAAAAGATTAGAGAACGGGGAAGATGTACAAGATGAGATAGATAATTTTGAAACGCACATTGTGCCGATTATTGCTGATATTGATGCTGGCTTTGGGAATGAGGAAGCAACCTATTTGTTAACAAAGAAAATGATAGAAGCAGGCGCTTGTGCAATTCAAATTGAAAACCAAGTTTCTGATGCAAAGCAATGTGGGCATCAAGATGGAAAAGTAACAGTGCCGCACGAAGATTTTATTGCGAAATTAAATGCTATTCGATATGCATTTTTAGAATTAGGCGTGGATGAAGGTATTATTGTTGCTAGAACCGATTCTGAAGGAGCTGGTTTAACGCAAAAATTACCGGTAAGTTTAAAGCCAGGAGATTTAGCTTCTCAATATTTAGCATTTGTAGATGCAGAAGAAATTACCTTAAAAGAAGCCAACGAGGATGATGTTTTATTAAAAAGAGACGGAAAATTATTACGACCATTAAGATTGCCAAACGGATTGTATAAATTTAAAGAGGGTTCAAACATCGATAGAGTTGTGTTAGATTGTATTACAAGTCTGCAAAATGGTGCAGATTTATTGTGGATAGAAACTCCGACTCCAAATGTTCAGCAAATTGCACACATGGTAAACAGAGTTAAAAAAGTAGTGCCCAATGCAAAGTTGGTGTACAACAATTCTCCTTCTTTCAATTGGACGTTAAATTTTAGAAATCAGGTGTACGATGAAATGATTGCAGAAGGAGAAAATATGACAGCCTATGATCGAAATAATTTGATGGATGAAATGTATGATACTTCTGAATTAAGTTATCGAGCGGATAAAAAGATTAAAACTTTTCAAAAAGATGGAGCCAGAGAAGCGGGTATTTTTCATCATTTAATTACGTTGCCAACTTATCATACAACAGCTTTGCATATGGATGAGCTTACTGAAGGTTATTTTGGTGAAGAAGGAATGTTAGCCTATGTAAAAGGTGTTCAACGGCAAGAAATTAGAAAAGGAGTTTCCTGTGTAAAACATCAAAGAATGGCGGGTTCTGATTTAGGGGATGCTCATAAAACATTTTTTGCAGGTGATAAAGCATTGAAAGCAAGCGGAACAAATAATACTTCAAATCAGTTTGAAACTTCTAAAACAGCTAAAAAAATTGTAGTTAATATAGGGATAGTGGCCTAA
- the aceB gene encoding malate synthase A, with protein sequence MEENISTKEISFKGFKIDDYQDVLTNEAQLFLLELHEKFNERRLKLLEEREVEQAYFDAGNYPSFPEETKNIRESEWVCAPLPEDLLNRRVEITGPVDRKMVINALNSGAKTFMADFEDSNSPNIHNNLQGQINLRDAINKTISFYNEKKDKTYQLNKETATLLVRPRGWHLNEKHFLIHGEQMSGSLVDFGLYFFHNIKALQAQNSATYFYLPKLEHYLEARLWNDVFVFAQNYLNIPQNTIKATVLIETITASFQLDEIIYELRNHMAGLNCGRWDYIFSYIKKFRNHKNFMVPNRDQVTMKTPFMKAYSLSVIQKCHKRNVHAMGGMAAQIPIKNDEIANNIAFAKVRADKEQEVKNGHDGTWVAHPDLVAVAMNVFNEHMVTKNQIHVKRNDVHVSVEDLVELPKGTITEDGVRKNINVGILYLESWLRGNGAAAIYNLMEDAATAEISRTQVWLWLHNKVQLEDGRFFGEEMYQQLKKEELIKIKKLVGEHHFSKGKFELAITLFDELVLSKEYQEFLTLSAYNYI encoded by the coding sequence ATGGAGGAAAATATTAGTACAAAAGAAATCAGTTTTAAAGGTTTTAAAATTGATGATTATCAAGATGTTTTAACAAATGAAGCTCAATTATTTTTGTTAGAACTACACGAAAAATTTAATGAAAGAAGACTCAAGTTACTCGAAGAAAGAGAGGTTGAGCAGGCTTATTTTGATGCAGGAAACTATCCTTCTTTTCCAGAAGAAACCAAAAATATTAGAGAATCTGAATGGGTTTGTGCGCCGTTACCAGAAGATTTATTAAACCGAAGAGTAGAAATTACAGGGCCTGTAGATCGTAAAATGGTGATTAATGCTTTGAATTCTGGCGCCAAAACTTTTATGGCAGATTTTGAAGATAGTAATTCGCCCAACATCCATAATAATTTACAGGGTCAAATTAATTTAAGGGATGCCATCAACAAAACTATTTCATTCTACAATGAGAAAAAAGACAAGACGTATCAATTAAACAAAGAAACTGCAACTTTATTGGTGAGGCCAAGAGGATGGCATTTAAATGAAAAACATTTTTTGATTCATGGTGAGCAAATGTCTGGTTCTTTGGTAGATTTCGGATTGTATTTTTTTCATAATATAAAAGCGTTACAAGCCCAAAATTCGGCAACTTATTTTTATTTACCAAAATTAGAACACTATTTAGAAGCAAGATTGTGGAATGATGTTTTTGTATTTGCGCAAAATTATTTAAATATTCCGCAAAATACCATTAAGGCAACAGTTTTAATAGAAACAATTACCGCAAGCTTTCAATTAGATGAAATTATTTATGAGTTAAGAAATCACATGGCTGGTTTAAACTGTGGCCGTTGGGATTATATTTTTTCTTACATCAAAAAGTTTAGAAATCATAAAAATTTTATGGTACCTAATAGAGATCAAGTAACCATGAAAACACCTTTTATGAAAGCATATTCTTTAAGCGTTATTCAAAAGTGCCATAAAAGAAATGTCCATGCAATGGGTGGAATGGCAGCACAAATTCCGATTAAAAATGATGAAATTGCTAATAATATTGCTTTTGCAAAAGTACGAGCAGATAAAGAGCAAGAAGTAAAAAACGGTCATGACGGCACTTGGGTAGCACATCCAGATTTGGTTGCGGTGGCAATGAATGTTTTTAATGAACATATGGTGACAAAAAATCAAATTCATGTAAAAAGAAATGATGTACATGTAAGTGTTGAGGATTTGGTTGAGTTGCCAAAAGGAACCATTACAGAAGATGGAGTTCGTAAAAATATTAACGTAGGTATTTTGTATCTGGAAAGTTGGTTGCGAGGAAATGGAGCCGCCGCAATTTATAATTTAATGGAAGATGCTGCAACAGCAGAAATCTCTAGAACACAAGTTTGGCTTTGGTTACACAATAAGGTTCAATTAGAGGATGGACGTTTTTTTGGAGAAGAAATGTATCAACAATTAAAAAAAGAAGAATTGATAAAAATTAAAAAATTAGTTGGCGAACATCATTTTTCCAAAGGAAAATTTGAATTAGCAATTACTTTATTTGATGAATTAGTGCTATCAAAAGAGTATCAAGAATTTTTAACATTATCAGCCTATAATTACATTTAA